The following coding sequences lie in one Lolium perenne isolate Kyuss_39 chromosome 2, Kyuss_2.0, whole genome shotgun sequence genomic window:
- the LOC127335235 gene encoding protein POLYCHOME has translation MPEHREIKRTGLTDLSGGGFFIRRVASPGGLAGRRTGKPLSRRFPSPFSNKENVPPVWAVKATPARRRTPLPDWYPRTPLRDITAIAKAIERSRLRIAAARQQSEMREQSPQPANFSTTVPAEQDISYCTEAQDSLAIASGSASTSLGEHSFKVSPSKSSLKTPTKPIDPALADLMEKKLSSSIEQIEKMVKKNLKRTPKAAQPSKRANQRRTLMSMR, from the exons ATGCCTGAGCATAGGGAAATCAAGAGGACGGGCCTCACCGACCTCTCTGGTGGTGGGTTCTTTATCAGGAGGGTGGCCTCGCCCGGAGGGCTGGCAGGGAGGCGGACTGGGAAGCCTCTGTCCCGGCGGTTCCCGTCGCCCTTCAGCAACAAGGAGAATGTGCCACCAGTTTGGGCTGTCAAGGCtacgccggcgaggaggaggacccCACTTCCTGATTGGTACCCAAGAACACCACTTCGGGATATCACGGCCATTGCAAAG GCTATTGAGAGAAGCCGCTTAAGGATTGCTGCAGCTCGGCAGCAAAGTGAAATGCGTGAGCAATCTCCGCAACCTGCAAACTTTAGTACTACAGTACCAGCTGAGCAGGACATTTCTTACTGTACCGAAGCTCAGGACTCCCTGGCTATTGCATCTGGTTCCGCCTCAACTAGCCTGGGCGAGCATAGCTTCAAGGTTTCGCCATCCAAGAGCTCACTGAAGACCCCAACCAAGCCAATTGATCCAGCGCTCGCTGATCTCATGGAGAAGAAACTGTCCAGCTCAATAGAGCAAATTGAGAAGATGGTGAAGAAGAATTTGAAGCGAACTCCAAAGGCTGCTCAGCCTTCCAAGAGGGCCAACCAGAGGCGCACTCTCATGTCCATGCGATGA
- the LOC139835757 gene encoding uncharacterized protein has protein sequence MAPFGPWADLHTELLCSIADGLSLKHYTSIRGACPAWRSALAPPFPSLLVIADGRRASSLPFLMQGSLHVSTLKKCSFFLGSSNGCFAVASEWLGIFLLNPLTGEEIKLLRMNNCGKVVPKVVFAPNPRPDNYTVVALCDGNKIGYTKTRDMKWFISDIAMNRDQLADLAYDIDGGKVYCLTECGDVHVLHIPHGRRRKPIVEPLLAADRTPGVPFDPALVFTSPYHIASKLTRSKQIFVCNGSLYQVWRNTTGTIGWRLPAGGQFSMSEDEIFVLRYDPGRQPCWDVVQDLGGYSVFIGKNNPAVVRAEGLSWVQANCVYWIDERWRDVPMVFDMVTRTSTPFVLPANNVQAPRCRASCWYFFSDNITSTDRRKHHISGDVAAKTSQI, from the coding sequence ATGGCGCCGTTCGGACCTTGGGCCGATCTCCACACAGAGCTCCTCTGTTCCATCGCCGACGGGTTGTCGCTAAAGCACTACACCTCCATCCGCGGTGCCTGCCCGGCTTGGCGTTCTGCCCTCGCACCGCCGTTCCCTTCGCTCCTCGTCATTGCCGACGGCCGGCGCGCTTCCTCCTTACCGTTCCTGATGCAGGGCTCATTACACGTCTCCACGCTCAAGAAgtgcagcttcttcctcggctcCAGTAATGGCTGCTTCGCAGTGGCTAGCGAGTGGCTGGGGATCttcctcctgaatcccctgacagGCGAGGAGATCAAGCTCCTTCGGATGAACAATTGTGGCAAGGTGGTGCCCAAGGTCGTATTCGCACCGAACCCCAGGCCCGACAACTACACCGTCGTGGCCTTGTGCGACGGCAACAAGATAGGGTACACTAAGACCCGGGACATGAAGTGGTTTATCAGTGACATCGCCATGAACAGAGACCAGCTAGCTGACCTAGCCTACGACATCGATGGTGGTAAGGTGTACTGCCTCACTGAATGCGGGGACGTGCACGTGCTCCACATCCCCCACGGCCGGCGGCGGAAGCCTATTGTGGAGCCCTTACTGGCGGCGGATCGTACCCCCGGAGTCCCCTTCGACCCTGCGTTGGTGTTCACCTCGCCGTACCACATTGCGTCCAAGCTCACAAGGTCCAAGCAGATCTTTGTCTGTAACGGTAGCCTGTACCAGGTGTGGCGGAACACCACTGGCACCATTGGATGGCGGCTGCCGGCAGGTGGACAGTTCAGTATGTCGGAAGACGAGATCTTCGTCCTTAGGTACGACCCTGGACGCCAGCCATGCTGGGACGTGGTGCAGGATCTGGGAGGCTACTCAGTGTTCATTGGCAAGAACAACCCGGCGGTGGTGCGAGCCGAAGGCCTCTCGTGGGTCCAGGCCAATTGTGTTTACTGGATCGACGAGCGGTGGAGAGACGTGCCTATGGTGTTTGACATGGTCACCCGAACCTCTACACCCTTTGTTCTTCCTGCAAACAATGTTCAAGCTCCCCGATGCAGAGCAAGCTGCTGGTATTTCTTCAGTGACAACATTACAAGCACCGACAGACGGAAACATCATATAAGTGGAGATGTGGCTGCTAAAACATCTCAGATATAA